TACCTTAATGTATATAgtttttagtcaatttagtccttattatacAATATGATTATCGAAAAgaactttttaaaattgaattcCTATactcttttatttaaaattttttatcctTTCGTCTAATTTGCAATTATAAAAAGACTAACTTTTTATACCTTAATGTGTATAgtttttagtcaatttagtccttattataaAATATGATTGTCTAAAAGAACTTTTTAAAATTGAAGTGACAATTGGATCATTTTgtgtaataaaattataattttgttaaCATTTTGACAAAAAAAGTTTAAGTACATTAGTGGGAAAAGCGCTATGGTTAGGGAGCTAATTTTTCATTTAAGCCTTCTATCAACCAAACACCAAAATTAACATTTCAACCAAATGAATCAAATAGGGTTGTGTAATATAACCGACATTATACCTCGAATCTAACATTGTCAAAAATTTATTACCAAAGTAGTCTTACATTCCTTGAACCAAATGCACACTAATAGTAAACATTATACCTCAAATCTAACATTGTCATGATTTTATTACCAAAGTAGTCTTACATTCCTTGAACCAAATGTACTCTAATAGTAAAATGGTCCTTAAACTATACTCTGATTCCAAATTTTTGCTTAAAGTCTTTTTAGTCATAAGTAGTCCCTAGAGTTCTATTACATCACATGTTTTGGCCCAAAATGTAACCGCTTTAAAAAAACATGTGACACTTTTAgtaaataaaattgtaacacgtGACATAATTTGATCATGTCATCACTGAGGTGGCTTTTATATTATTGAGATAAAAAAAATGATAGTAAATGGAGCTTTAAAAGTAATCTATAGAAAATtggtaaaaacaaaattttcatttCTTCATTTTCATTCCCAGACACCTAAACTTTTGTTGGGATCTAGTATAGTAATATCGCCAAATGTACTTgttatttttcaaataaattgtaaatttcatCATTCTTATTAATATCTTTTATATAATGTCTTCAATAGTTTTTGCACACAAAGTAAAATGAAAGCAAATATTAATTTATTGATTATCTAacatttaactaatattaagttgtATTATATGATTAGTCATAATACGAGAAGCAAAAGAGAAGCCATAATTGTTACTAAAGGGGGTCAagatattttcataaaatatacaTGTTCGCATGGGCCCGACCTACTTTTAACAAGGTATTTGTAAATTCTGAATAATCTTGATTACCAAaatttaggaaaaataaaataagtaaataatttatattagtagataatctaaatggtcCATAGTCTAATCGAAATTGAGCAAAATGATTAAAAGACTATGATATCATCTATCAAATCCAATTACAAAGATACATTATCTTAGTAATCGAAGTAGATGACTTATAAAAGATAaagatataaatataattatcaaGACTGATAGTACATCCCaagtaaaataaattttaaaacttttgaaaCCTTCTACTCGATTCTATAGGGATCCGGCCCTTCTTAGAACTTTTAGAGCCTTTTTGGGGGCTTCCGAGACCTTCTCGCACGTTCTAAATCTTTTCAGAACCATATGGAAACCGTTGGACACCTTCCACTCGAATTGGGCTCATTTTTCATTACCTGAGGGGGCCGCCTTGGACCCTTGGTGATCATTCACGCCTTTAGTGGCATTTGTCCACACCCATGTGCTAACTCCTGCACTTAGATGGCCTGCTTCACACCCTTGGGTGCATTGCCCACTGATGGACTGTAATAGCTACATGTtgttttaaacttaaaatttccctagaaaaaaaatataaagcTCTAATTCGTACGCCAATATCTTCCCCTAACAATTCTCCTTCGACCTTTTCGCACTAAATAATCACCTAAGtacatttcttttttttaatgGCAAAAAGTTTCCCATTTTCATGGTAGTAAGCTTCAAGCACGACTCATCTTCATGTGTTGTTCAAGGTTCAAAAagcaaaaaaagaagagaaaaatgaagaaaaaaagttAAAGAAATTGCGGAAGAAGAGGAGTTAAAAGCCCATAAAGGATCATAGGGATCACGATTTGCAAACAAAGAAGATTGCAAAGAGTTTTTTGTCTATTGCTTCAAATTTCAACAAGAAATTTCCAACAATGGAGGCAAAAACATATGCTTAAAAAGATGAAAAATGGTGGTGGGTAAACTGGATTTCCATTGGAGAGCCTATTGAGAGAAGATCTTATGATATAGATCCAAGTGTTTCATCTGATTATCCAAGATACTCATTTGATGAAAAAAGTTTAGAGTTTGGTaatgaaaattaataaatatatttttttttgtttttaccaATTTTTATGAAACATattcttaaattttgattttattatcATTTGAATAATATAAAAGCCACTTTAATAATgaaatattcaaattatattaCATGTGGTGCTTTTATTTATCCAAAGTGTCAGATTTTTTAATGGTGAATTATATTTTGAGTCAAAACATActgtaaaataaaatttttaagaaCTACTTAAGATAAAAAAATTTCTCAAATTAAGTATAGATCAAGGTCTACTTTATGTTAAAATCTTGTTTATATGCCCGaaaagtataaaatttatttatataaattgatcAAATCTAAAACTTTTTAAtcttataaaaagaaaataatttttgtGATGATTTTAACTCTTGGGTGGTGTTGAAAAAGAGAAATTGATTACATATATAGCAAGAcatcaattttttttgttttctcgtGCATTTGGGGTGTTTGTGCTTGAATTGAGCATTTGATGGTAATAGATATATTCATGTATCAAGTAGAATTGGGTTTTGGTTAAGCATTGAAATAATTTTAAGCTAGATCAATATGTTTGGATTCAGTTAAaagaaagattttaaaattttattaagttcaattatataaaaatgttaaaatttagaTTCATTTGGTCTGCTCatcttaaatttttatataattttaaaaacataatatattaaaaatattaaaaacattaaaataaatatttctcaacaaattaaaaataaattttaaaatgtatacTTAATAACGCTAATATAGATGTAACTTGGGAAGCAAATATCTTTAACATAgtagtaaaattaacaataaaataaaaattatataatatctaaataataataataaaatagtaataacataataataaaatgtcagtaaaacaataaaaaatacaagaaagtaacatttttttataaattagaaTCGAACAAAAAaaacttcatttttttttaaatgggctttatttttttactcaaatttttttttttttttttggatatatGTTGTTATCTAAACTTTCCTATTTTCCAGAAAAGCTTTGATTTCTTCGGGGTGGGTGGGATTGGTAAATCGGTCTTATTTGATTTGTATACGAGTGGCACTCGTTTGTTTTTTGATAATTTCATTTCATCCAAAAGAAAGCAAAGTTTTGGTACAACAAAGCATATAATGATAAAGTATTCTTATTTGGGCCTACTACATATTTAAGATGACTAACTCATTCAAGATGGAGGCCTAATGTCCTCGGATCCAACCCCTTTAGCACTAGTGCTTCTAGGTTTGAGCTTTAGAAAGTTGAgatttttgaataaaattattttatttttttaaaacgaaattttcaagattttattCATAATTTAGGGTTTAGCTAGTAGCCTCCTTTGGATGGCTTGTATTGTGAACCAATGAGAGAAGAATCTGGTATTGGAGTTTGGGTTGATATTCCCACGTGTACAAGGCGACTGCCAGACATTGAGATATGTGCAAAGGGATAAAATATATGAACATGAAAGAAACCACCACTTCTTTTTGGTGACGGTTTCAAACTTATCCATGCAATTGCAAATGTCGGTATATGTCATCGCCACCATGTCAATCCCTTTGTATTTATCTAAGAACCCTCCAACCGATTACTCAACCGCCAAACCTTTCGTGGCATCCATTCCCCTCTCTTTTCAcctcatatttcatcaattaccCAATCACCCTTTCACCTTTAAAACCAATCCCCCATTATACATTCCAATGCAACTTCCCCACACATACCAACCATGGAAGCAACCTCACttctttcttcatcttcttccttcGCCCTCTCTTTCCTTCCTTCACCTCTTTCTTCTCCAGATCTCCACCACAAGTCTCTTGTCTTCAGGGGCATGTTTCCAGTTACTGTAAACCCGCAGACATGTTCAACAGCTGTTGTCCACAGAAAGTTGAGCTTCTGGTAAGGACGACACCCTGTGAAACTTTTTGTTCTTCTTTCCTTTGCTATTTTGGAAACTACTTGAATTTgattagtgttttttttttctgcATGTGAAGTACAAAGGCAGTTCTTGGAGGAAATGTGCATGTAACAGGAGTTCCTACTTCTGTCCCTGTAAGAGTAGCACACGAGCTTCATCAAGCTGGGCATCGATATTTGGATGTTAGGTACTTCTTTCTGTTTTAATCGAATCTTAAAAACTCCCAATTGTTACAGAGCAAATGGCTTCAATTATTATTAGCACATGATGAGATATTTTTGTAGGACTCCTGAAGAGTTCAGTGCAGGGCATGTCCCTGGGGCCATTAACATCCCTTACATGTACAAAGTTGGATCAGGTTGGTTGGTTGCTTAATACGGTGGCAAGCGTGGCTTGATGAGATTTTCGTTTGCCTTTCAACTGATTTAGCTCCTGAAATTTTGTTGTTTGCTTGCAGGAATGGCAAAAAACCCCAGTTTTGTAGCTGAAGTATCATCACATTTAGGAAAATATGATGAAATTATTGTTGTGGGTTCCTGTTTCTAATTTAACTCAAAACCcttttttgtttttctatgtCCATTTTGATGTTAAAAATGGGGTGGTTATGGCAGGGATGTCAACTTGGGAAACGGTCTCTGATGGCAGCCACCGAGCTTCTAGCTGCTGTGAGAACATAAAATTTATCATCCTTCAATCTACATGT
This window of the Gossypium arboreum isolate Shixiya-1 chromosome 12, ASM2569848v2, whole genome shotgun sequence genome carries:
- the LOC108477267 gene encoding rhodanese-like domain-containing protein 15, chloroplastic isoform X1, with amino-acid sequence MEATSLLSSSSSFALSFLPSPLSSPDLHHKSLVFRGMFPVTVNPQTCSTAVVHRKLSFCTKAVLGGNVHVTGVPTSVPVRVAHELHQAGHRYLDVRTPEEFSAGHVPGAINIPYMYKVGSGMAKNPSFVAEVSSHLGKYDEIIVGCQLGKRSLMAATELLAALLTLPEGTRRGLRMGFQRNDDDDVGGRE
- the LOC108477267 gene encoding thiosulfate sulfurtransferase 16, chloroplastic isoform X2, with product MEATSLLSSSSSFALSFLPSPLSSPDLHHKSLVFRGMFPVTVNPQTCSTAVVHRKLSFCTKAVLGGNVHVTGVPTSVPVRVAHELHQAGHRYLDVRTPEEFSAGHVPGAINIPYMYKVGSGMAKNPSFVAEVSSHLGKYDEIIVGCQLGKRSLMAATELLAAGFTAVTDIAGGYAAWTQNGLPTE